The stretch of DNA TTTCTGTCACTCACGCCAGCACCGCCGCTTCGAAAACCGGCGCCGGTCGGCGGACAGCCCTGTGCGGTCTGCTTGACAGTGTGAGCCAGACTGCCTAGCCTGATTGCTGCCCGTTGCACTTTTCGGCTGCCACCTTCGCTTCCCATGGGAAGAGGAGAAATGCGTGCCCGACAAGGACGCGACGTAGACGCGACCCGGTACGGCATCCAGCCTCCGCGGCCTCATACACATCGGATAGGAGGAATCCTCACATGAGTCACCATGACAAGACGAAAGCGCAAAAAAGCTCGCTGCCGGCCACGACCGTCACGCCGGTTGCGGCGGCGATCGGTGTGGTGCTGCGAGGCGGCCAGGTTCTACTCGTCCGCCGCGCGAATCAGCCGGACGCGGGGAAGTGGGGCTTTCCCGGTGGCAAGATCCATCCGGGTGAACCGGTCCAGGCTGCCGCGGCACGGGAGGTGGCGGAAGAAACTGGCCTCGTCGTGCGCCCGCTGCACGTGTTCACGGCGGTCGACGCCTTCCATCGAAACGCAAGTGGACAGTTGGTGACTCATTATGTGT from Nitrospira sp. encodes:
- a CDS encoding NUDIX hydrolase, which translates into the protein MSHHDKTKAQKSSLPATTVTPVAAAIGVVLRGGQVLLVRRANQPDAGKWGFPGGKIHPGEPVQAAAAREVAEETGLVVRPLHVFTAVDAFHRNASGQLVTHYVLIAVLCEWISGVPQASGDALEAEWFPVETLDSVDIVMSLDVARVASMAARVREDVQ